Proteins from one Xiphophorus hellerii strain 12219 chromosome 8, Xiphophorus_hellerii-4.1, whole genome shotgun sequence genomic window:
- the naif1 gene encoding nuclear apoptosis-inducing factor 1, giving the protein MASAAKKRKMNFSEREVEIIVEEIEKQKQTLVSHFNAGVTHMAKNNAWMDILKKVNAVTTCPRELPEVKKKWSDMKTEVRRKVAQARAAIEGTAADCAPVPVILTAMQQRICNLLGEATIISLPAGDPEAEISLPVAVSAATTVTLTEALPGPAGGVCEEPKPLTAETTYHALEDGGVVEYCTAAAVGDSAPAVMAAVETPVEMLAPSLASPAPPQAKPQELKSRIALNSARLLQEQRVTNVHIRQIAQHLEGQNELLQVMRRCQEAQALAQERQAQALEGTQAALLALVQMLRPALKDLRKFLQSGAEPAPAATAAPTATAAPPVGTADEEQSRCKSPAAAPQQPDPLEETH; this is encoded by the exons ATGGCTTCGGCCGCcaagaagaggaagatgaatTTCTCGGAGCGGGAGGTGGAAATCATCGTGGAGGAAATAGAGAAGCAGAAGCAGACTCTGGTGAGCCACTTCAACGCGGGAGTCACGCACATGGCCAAGAACAACGCCTGGATGGACATCCTGAAGAAGGTGAACGCCGTCACCACCTGCCCGCGCGAGCTGCCCGAGGTCAAGAAGAAGTGGTCCGACATGAAGACCGAGGTCCGCCGGAAGGTGGCCCAGGCCCGGGCCGCCATCGAGGGCACGGCCGCGGACTGCGCTCCGGTCCCGGTCATCCTCACCGCCATGCAGCAGCGGATCTGCAACCTGCTGGGAGAGGCCACCATCATCAGCTTACCGGCCGGGGACCCGGAGGCGGAGATCAGCCTGCCGGTGGCGGTGAGCGCCGCGACCACCGTCACCCTGACGGAAG ctCTTCCaggaccagcagggggcgtcTGTGAGGAGCCCAAACCGCTGACCG CTGAAACCACGTACCACGCCCTGGAGGACGGCGGCGTGGTGGAGTACTGCACCGCCGCCGCCGTGGGAGACTCCGCCCCCGCCGTGATGGCCGCCGTGGAGACGCCGGTGGAGATGCTAGCGCCGTCGCTAGCCTCGCCGGCGCCGCCGCAGGCCAAGCCGCAGGAGCTGAAGAGCCGCATCGCCCTGAACTCGGCGcgcctgctgcaggagcagcgCGTCACCAACGTCCACATCCGCCAGATCGCGCAGCACCTGGAGGGGCAGAACGAGCTGCTGCAGGTGATGCGGCGCTGCCAGGAGGCGCAGGCGCTGGCGCAGGAGCGGCAGGCGCAGGCGCTGGAGGGGACGCAGGCCGCGCTGCTGGCGCTGGTCCAGATGCTGCGGCCCGCGCTCAAAGACCTCAGGAAGTTCCTGCAGAGCGGGGCGGAGCCGGCGCCCGCGGCAACGGCGGCGCCCACGGCAACGGCAGCGCCGCCTGTCGGCACCGCAGACGAAGAACAGAGCAGGTGTAAaagtcctgctgcagcaccgCAGCAACCCGATCCGCTGGAGGAGACACACTGA